The Caldisericaceae bacterium DNA segment CTGTTCTTCCACCTTCACGGATAGCAAATCTCTGGGTTTCTTCAAGAGCAACTGGGTATATGAGTTCAACTGTCATGTCTACGTTATCACCTGGCATTGCCATCTGGACTCCTTCTGGAA contains these protein-coding regions:
- the tuf gene encoding elongation factor Tu (EF-Tu; promotes GTP-dependent binding of aminoacyl-tRNA to the A-site of ribosomes during protein biosynthesis; when the tRNA anticodon matches the mRNA codon, GTP hydrolysis results; the inactive EF-Tu-GDP leaves the ribosome and release of GDP is promoted by elongation factor Ts; many prokaryotes have two copies of the gene encoding EF-Tu); the protein is PEGVQMAMPGDNVDMTVELIYPVALEETQRFAIREGGRTVGAGVITKVIE